One part of the Musa acuminata AAA Group cultivar baxijiao chromosome BXJ1-5, Cavendish_Baxijiao_AAA, whole genome shotgun sequence genome encodes these proteins:
- the LOC135675013 gene encoding uncharacterized protein LOC135675013 — MEKKEESNGTSTVTKTSHRPKKRSTLGIVWASILTMRRCSSSKKGPKSPKAADGMLKSLVDGMRPLHLQLDYRPPFPLLPPPPPAGHESFHDVFPPPSSPACSSNDGMSRYASAEDLQALDDDTAEGNDGSTGANGVDEGEASHAIDTKAEEFITRFYEQMRLQRLDSQPGH, encoded by the coding sequence atggagaagaaggaagagagcaATGGCACCTCCACCGTGACCAAAACTTCCCACCGCCCCAAGAAGCGCAGCACGCTGGGCATCGTTTGGGCCTCCATCCTCACTATGCGTCGCTGCTCATCCAGCAAGAAAGGCCCTAAATCTCCGAAAGCTGCCGATGGTATGCTGAAGAGCCTTGTCGATGGTATGCGCCCTCTCCATCTCCAACTCGACTACCGCCCGCCGTTCCCTCTTTTGCCGCCGCCTCCACCAGCTGGACACGAGTCGTTCCACGATGTGTTCCCCCCGCCGTCTTCCCCCGCGTGCTCCTCCAACGACGGCATGAGCCGCTATGCTTCCGCGGAGGATCTACAAGCACTCGACGACGACACGGCCGAGGGCAACGACGGCAGCACTGGGGCCAACGGCGTCGACGAGGGTGAGGCTTCACATGCAATCGACACGAAGGCCGAGGAGTTCATCACAAGGTTCTACGAGCAGATGCGGCTCCAGCGCCTGGACTCGCAACCAGGCCACTGA